In Tenacibaculum sp. 190524A02b, the genomic stretch CCTAACTTAAATTCACCACCTACATACCCTTTTTGTTGGTGTACAATATCAACAATTCGGTTACTTTCGTCAACAATAACCTTAGCTTGTTCTACGATTCGTTTCCCAACTTCGGTTAATTCAATAGGTTTTTTAGAACGATTAAAGATTTTAGCATCTAACTCTTCCTCTAGCTTTTGTATTTGCATGCTTAATGTTGGCTGCGTAACAAAACAATGCTCAGCGGCAATTGTAAAGTTTTTATACTCAGCAACTGCCAGCGTATATTTTAATTGTGTTATGGTCATTACAATAATATTTTTTGATAAAGATATTAAAACAATCAATATCATTTATAGTTTTACTGCTTAAAATTGCAATAATTTTGACATCAGAATAACAAGAGACACAAAATCAAATTCATATGGAAACTACAATTTTAGGGTTAGATATAGAAAAAACAGAAAGGTTAAAAAAAGAACTAAATGTATTGCTTGCAAACTTTCAAGTATATTATCAAAATGTAAGAGGTTTACATTGGAATATTAAAGGAAAGAATTTTTTTGAGTTACATACCAAGTTTGAAGAATTTTACACAGATGCTCAAGAAAAAGTAGACATGATAGCGGAAAGAATTTTGACGTTACAAGGAACGCCTTTACATACCTTTAATGACTATGTAAGTGAAGCTAAAGTTCCCGTAGGAAAGAATATTACAGAAGATGTTGAAGCGGTAACCTTAATAGTAAGTTCATTATCTGAGTTATTAAAAATAGAACGCGTGATTTTAGAGTTAGCTGATGAAGCAGCTGATGAAGGAACCAATTCTATGATGAGTGATTTTATAGCGGAACAAGAAAAAACATTGTGGATGATGAATGCCTGGTTAGGGTAACATTATTCATTTTTTTAAGGGGATGAAGGGGTAGTACTAATGTACTGCCTTTTCTGTTTTTAGGGTAGTATATAATTCTTCCTTTATTCTGTAATATTCTTTAAAAATAGTAGAAAGTATGTGTTCATAAGTAGTAAAAGCCTTATTGTTTTTTTTAGAAAGAAAATCATCAATAGCGATACTCGCTTTGTGTGTACAAAATAGTGCGTTTGAAATACCATGAGAAGAAATAGGGTCAAAAGCCATAGCAGCATCTCCAATGGCTAGCCATTTAGAACCTGTTATTTTTTTTGCGATGGAAGAATTCGCTAATCTGCCTACCACTTTGTAGTTTATGGTAGTATTAGGTAAATGTTTTTTTAATACTTGTGTTTCAGTGAGTACATCCTTCCAGTTGTTGTAATGTTTAAGTTTTTTGTACATGCTATTACTTTTGGAGGTGTAGATGGTGAGTATTCTAGTTGTTTCATTTAAGTCAGAAACCGTACCCCATCCATCATTAAAAGTCTCGGTAAAAAAGCCATACTTTAATGTAGCATTTGTTTTAGGAACGTAACAAATAAAGGCAATAGTGTCATCTAAAGTTTGAGTTGGAATTTTTAAAGTATTTAATACCGCTCTATTTCTACCAGTACCATCAATAATAAGTTTGCTTGAAATAGTTTGGATATTATTATCAAGTTGGATTTTACTAACAACACCTTGCTCAGTTATTTGAAGTTCTTTTAAGGTTTGATAGTTGATAACTTTACTATTAAGTTGCTTTTCTAGCGTATTGATTAATTGTTTTTTATTAAGTTTTAATCCGTGTTTAAAAGGATTGTGTTTAAAAAAAGTTTCCTCATGTATTTGGTTACTGTTCCATATAGATTGATAACCATAAGTTTTAGTAGCACAACTTTCAAATACAGAAAGTAATTGTAGTTGATCTAATAAAGCTAGTGTAGAAGGCGGAATTGTTTCTGCTAGAATTATTTTTGAAGTATTCGTTTCTTTATCTAGAAAAGCAACGTTAATTCCTTTTTTTTCTAACAAATAGCTTAAAACAAGTCCTGAGACTCCTTTGCCAACAATAAGAACATCGGTATGTAAATGAGTCTCAGGATTCATGTTTAGTGGAATGAAATGTAAAGGTTATACGCTTCTTTTTTACCACCATGTAAATCTTTATACACTACTTTTATAGTCACAAAAGAGTTTAAGAATGAATTGAAGTTAGTGGTAACATTTTGAGGTGGTTTTGGGTAATTCCCAGTTCCGCCACCGCTAAAGTCAAACGAAGCTACTTTTTGTCCATTTACATATACTTCTAGTTCATCATCTACATTAATATCGCCTGTTCCGTCTGGTTTAGAAGATAAGGTAATTTGTTTTCCTTCTGGAATCCATACCATGTCTCTTTCATTACTATAGTAAATACTTGGAGGCGTTAGAGTAACATCTGTTTTTGGAAAAGATTTTCCTAAAAATACACTCATTTTATCCCTAACATTTTTACTTTCTGCTGCTACATAAACTAGTTCAGGTATTCCATTGGTTTGTGCCTCTCTAGCAGCTACCACACCAACATCTTTCCATTTATATACCATATTAATTAACCCGTTCATATAGCCACCTTCCGCATGATAGCCAACAAATCCTGTATCCGTAGTCATCAACCAAGGTGTTCTATTAGCATAAATATATTGTTTAGTTTCTGGCGTAACGGTTTCATTACGCATAGCAACTAAGCTCTCTTCTGTTAAAACATCTACAGGTAAATTAGCAGCCCACCAAGCTGGTATTGGATATTGACTGTCTAAAAATACTTTTTGACAACTTCCTGCATCTGACTGCCAAGGTATTCCCATCCATTTTGTTAAATCACCTGGGGTTATTTGCCATAGCCATATACTATCAGCGTCACCTGCTAAGGAAGCAGCAATATTGTCTGAAGTCATTTCAAAACCAAAGTCTTTGTAAAAAACGGCTTCTTGTTGTTCGGGTGTTGCTACGGCAATTCTAATTTCACGTAAACCAAAGAAAGAGGCATTATCTGTCACTTTAGAAAAAGCTACCGCATTTTGAGAATACATCTGTTTGTGACGCATTGGCCAAGTAAGCTCTACGCCTGGATGAAAACCTCCGCCATATAAAGTTTCTAACACGGCTCTGGTCATTAACAAAGCACTTTTAGCACCGTCTTTTGAAGCTTCAATATATTGCGCTTGATAATAAAGTCCTATTTGATCCATAGTAGTATAAGAACCACTAAGAGGTGTAAAGTTACCGTCTCTCCACTTTTTTAACTCTTCATATAAAATAGGAGGAATGGCAAACCATTGTGCAGGGCTTCCAGGGTAGTTAATTCCATCACCTGGATAAAACGGATATTTTAATTCTTCAGTACCACTACCAAGATTGGTTAAATCGGTTTTGTTTTTACTTGGTATTATTGGTTCGTTATTGTAATTGTATAGCGGATCTCTAAATGAATTAAAAATAGTTTCTCTTAAAAGTCTTGCATTTTTAGCAGCTTCCTGATCCGCTGGTAAAGAGTATAAATAACTAAACTCTTCTGGAGTTAGTTGGTCTATAGTTTCTCTAAAAGAAGGCGATAGGAAATCACTTAAATTCACCCATTGCATTCTATATAACCTATAAAGAATAGGGAAAATTAAACTAAAATCGGTATCGTAACTTTTATTATCAATACCACAAATTAAATCATACATGGTAGCTAATGGTTGAATTTGTGGTGCATAATCTGGTGGTGCAGTAGCTATCCAAGCAGCTTCATTTTCTGTGTCAAGATTATAAGTAGTACCATCTATAGTCACTACAGCAGTTACTTTTCCGTCACAAATATCATCATACCAGTTAGAGTTGTCTGCAAAGTCGGTATTCAAATCTGAAGGATTTAAAGCGGCAGAGATTCCATCTCCTGGATAAAAAATTAAGTTACCATTATCATATTCAACAGTACCTAGATTAACATTTCTTGAATTGGTATTCATAGCCGCAGCTATGTTACTATTTTGAGAGCCTTTTAAAGGAAAAGGAAATTGACCTCCAATTTCTTTTTTAGTTTGGTTAGGTTCATCAGAAACCGTTACTGCACTTGGGCTGTTTACTAGTTCTTGTCTAAAATTAACATCAGATTTCTGTATTAATTTTTCATCTAAAACGTTTGGATTTCTTCTGGAAGCTCCTATGCCTGGGGCAATGCTATTTGGATTGGCAAAATTTGGACTTAAATTTGGTGTGCTATCTTTTATAGACAAATCTAAACTATTATTGAAGTCATACCAAAAAGGTTTTTTGTTAGCAACTTCCACTGTCCATGTAATACTTACTTTAGTATCAGGATGTGTTTTTTTGTACTCTTCAATAGAAAATTTTTGTGTAGGATTTCCTTGGTCGTCACATTCATAAATGTAGAAGCGTTGTGCTTGCTTTTTTAAAGCACCATCTGCAGTGTGGTAAACCTCTGTAGTGTCATAAAGATTTTTCCAAGGTACTTCAGGTGTAAAAACAACATCTTCTTTAGTAGCAGGGCCATTTCCAAGTCTTGCAATTCCTATTGAGGGATAAATACGTAGTTTCATGGTTAGAAAATTTAAAAGTTATATATAGTGTAGTTTTATATGTTACTATAAAGTTACTTGTAAATTCAAATGAAAAGAGTAGAAGAGTCTTTACTGTGTATTATTCAAGTATAAGTGTAGTTATGTACAGGTTTAAAAATGGGAGGAATACTATTTTAAAAGTATTTTTATACTAACAAAAGCAATAAGGATAGCTGTAGCTTTTTTAAGCTGAATAGGAGTGAGAAGCTTATTACTTAGTCGGTTTCCAATTTGTCCTCCTATAAAAACGGTAATTAATAAGATAGAAGTAAATTGCCAGTTAATAGAAAATTTTGGATTGATATATTGACCAATTAAACCACTAATTGAATTCAAAAGAATAAAAAAACTAGCGGTTGCCGCTATTCTTTTAGGCGTGTCCCAATTTGTTAAGTGTAATAAAGGAGCTAAAAAAATGCCTCCGCCTATACCCACCATTCCTGAAATAAAACCAATAAAACCGCCATAAGTTATGTTTTTGGTTAAAGATAAGTTGTTGTTGCCTGTTTTAAGTGTGTTTATGGTTTTAGAATACCACATAGTAATAGCAGCTAATAGTAAGGTGATTCCTAAAAGAATAAAAAATATGTGCTGACTTATTTGTAAGTAGCCTCCTAAAAAAGCCATGGGAATACTAAAAAGAACTAAAGGCGTTACTTTTTTCCAGTTGTATAATTTTCTTTTCCAAAATAATACAACATTACTTGATACTACTACAATGTTACAAAGTAAACTAGTACTTCTTATTTCAGTAAAAGCTAAACCAGTAATAGCCAATACAGCAAGATAACTAGAGCCACCTCCAAAACCAACAGAGGAGTATAGTATAGCAATGGTAAAAAATAATAAAATTACATACCAATTTTCTAGGGCAGTTTCAATAAGAAAAGATAGCTCCATATAAACCAAATATAAATATTAATCAGTAATCTTATGTTGTTAGTAGAAAAAATATGAAACCAAGGAAAAAAAATAGTAGATTAGATTCGGGAAACATAAAATTTTGTGTAAATGAGCAACTATCATATAAAACATTTAGAAGAATATTATCAAGTTTATAGAAAATCAGTACGAAACCCAGAGATGTTTTGGGAAGAAATAGCAGAAGAACATTTTGTATGGAGAAAGCGCTGGAATAATGTATTAAGTTATGATTTTTCAAAACCAGAAGTAAAGTGGTTTGAAGGTGCTAAATTAAATATTACTGAAAACTGTATTGATAGACATTTACAGGTAAGAGGTGATAAAACGGCTATTTTATTTGAACCGAATGATCCAAAGGATGCAGCAATTCATATTAGTTATAAAGAACTACATAAACGAGTTTGTAAGTTTGCAAATGTTTTAAAGGAAAACGGAATTAAAAAAGGTGATAGGGTTTGTATCTATTTACCAATGATTCCAGAGTTGGCCATTTCGGTTTTAGCATGTGCTAGAATTGGGGCAGTACATTCTGTAGTATTTGCTGGGTTTTCTTCAACAGCATTGGCAACAAGAGTCAATGATTGTGAGGCTAAAATGGTAATAACCTCAGACGGTTCTTTTAGAGGGGCAAAAATAATAGACTTAAAAGGAATTGTAGATGAAGCCTTAGAAAGTTGTAATACAGTAGATACTGTTTTAGTAGCTAAGAGAATTGCTACAGACATTTCAATGAAAGAAGGTAGAGATAAATGGCTACAACCTTTATTAGACAAAGCTTCTGATGTTTGTGAACCTGAAATAATGGACGCAGAAGATCCTTTGTTTATTCTTTATACTTCTGGATCTACAGGAAGCCCTAAAGGAATGTTACATACCACGGCTGGTTATATGGTATATACCGCTTATACGTTTAAAAACGTATTTAATTATAGAGAAGATGATGTGTATTGGTGTACGGCGGATATTGGTTGGATTACTGGACATAGTTATATTGTATATGGTCCATTAGCCAATGGAGCAACTACAGTTATGTTTGAGGGAGTACCAAGTTATCCAGATTATGGACGCTTTTGGGAAGTGGTTGAAAAGCATAAAGTAACTCAATTTTATACAGCACCAACAGCCATTAGAGCATTGGCAAAAGAAAATTTAGACTATGTTGATTCTTACAATCTTTCTACATTAAAAGTTTTAGGAACGGTAGGAGAGCCTATTAATGAAGAAGCATGGCATTGGTATAATGATAATGTAGGTAAGAAAAAAAGCCCAATTGTAGATACATGGTGGCAAACTGAAACAGGAGGGATTATGATTTCTCCGTTGCCTTATGCTACACCAACAAAGCCAACTTATGCAACCTTACCTTTACCTGGAATCCAGTTAGCATTAATGGATGAGACAGGTAATGAAATAAACGGAAATCAAGTTGATGGAAGACTGTGTGTAAAATTTCCTTGGCCTTCTATGGCTAGGACTATTTGGGGAAATCATCAACGTTATAAGGATACATATTTCTCAGCTTTTGAAAATAAGTACTTCACAGGAGATGGTGCTTTAAGAGACGAAGTTGGGTATTATAGAATTACTGGTAGAGTAGATGATGTAATAATTGTTTCTGGACATAACTTAGGAACAGCACCTATTGAAGATGCGATAAATGAGCATCCAGCTGTTGCTGAGAGTGCTATTGTTGGTTTTCCGCATGATATTAAAGGAAATGCTTTGTACGGTTATGTAATTTTAAAAGAAACGGGAGAAGGTAGAGATCATGATAATCTTCGAAAAGAGATAAATCAAATTATAACAGAACATATTGGCCCTATAGCTAAGCTGAATAAAATTCAGTTTACAGTAGGTCTTCCTAAAACTAGATCAGGAAAAATTATGCGCCGAATTTTACGAAAAATAGCGCATAATGAACTAGATAGTTTGGGGGATGTTTCTACATTGTTAAACCCAGAAGTTGTACAGAGTATAATTGATAACAGGTTGGTACTGGATCCAACTACGTAAATAATAGTAAATATGGAAAAATGGTGTAAGGGTGTTTTAGAATTAAAAACAATACTATTACCATTCGGTTACATATGTTTTCAGACGATGTTTTTTTGAATTAACTCATCATAAATATCTTTCGCACCAAAACCTTTGATACTAATATCTTTATTAGTGTTAGAGGTTTTTTCAAATATATTAATTATAGAGTTTACGGAATAAGCATCCATTTTTGAAACATTATTAATATCTAATATTATAGTATGATACTTTTTTAAAAGTGAAGTAATCCCTTTTTTTACTTTTTTAAAGTTTTGAGCTTGAATTACGCCACTTAAAATAAATTGATTGTTGATAGAGGATACTTGAAAGTCCATAATAATAGGTTATAAATTATTAATCCTAAAGTTATGTTTTTAAAGACGCGTTTTAATTATAATTTCGTTAGATGACTTTGTTACTACGGTAAAAGTTAAGTATCTATCTTTTAGTCTTCGGTATTTATTTCAAAAAAGCTAAAAACATTACCGCCATATCGTTTATCGTAACTAAAATAAGGGTGGTTTGAAAGGTCGGTATGTTTGGAGTGTTCTATAATTAGAGTACCTTCCTCGTTTAATAAACCTCTTTCAAATGTTAGATCAGCTATTTTTAAAAAATCTTCTTCTTTAAAATCATATGGAGGGTCAGCAAAAATAATATCTACCTTTAATGGCGTTTTTTCTAAAAATTTATACACATCACTTTTGTAGGTGGTGATTCCTAAATCAAGTTCTTTAGATATTTGATTGATGAACTTAATGCAATTAAAATGCGCATCAATAGCATATATATTTTCAGTACCTCTAGAGGCAAATTCATAACTAATATTACCAGTACCAGCAAACAAATCAATCACTGAAATACTATCGAAGTAGTATAAGTTATTTAAAATGTTAAATAATGACTCCTTAGCCATGTCGGTTGTTGGACGAACTGGTAGGTTTTTAGGAGCTGAAATTCGTTTACTTTTGTATTTTCCTGAAATTATACGCATTTATAATAAGATATAAGTTGAATGATTAGAAAATTCATCTTCATTAGTAAAAAAAGTACTAGTACTTTCTATAAATTGGACATTTCTAACGTATTTGTATGTAATAGAATAGAGGTCAGAATCTTTTTCAATAGCACCAGATAATAGCAAGGTAAACGTATCTGGGTTTAAATCTAGTTGTTCAGCAACAAAAAGGATATAGTAAATAAAATCTTCTTTACTCTGATAGTTAAAAGAGTTGTATAGCACCAATTCATTATCTTTTATAATAATGATATCCATGAGCATTTTACCAACATGAACATAAAAAGCTGTACTAAGTGTATGTTTTTTACTGTGGGCTAAAATTTTATCTAATAAAATGGATGCATGATGTTTGTATTCAAATTCTCCAAAATTTTGAAAAATAAAATTGTTAATGTTTACATATGGAATGTATACTAAATTAGCTTTAATTTTCTCAAGAGAATCATATGTAATAAAGTCTGTAAAAAGTGTTTTTATAGTATAAGAAAGATACGCTTTTAAGTTATCCTTATCAAAAAACTCATCAGGAACTAATGTAGCTAAATTATTTTGATGAATGGCAAATACTGTATCAAAATCTTGCTGTAGGTCTTTATCTTCTTTAAAAATTTGAATCACTTTTTCAAGTAATAACTCAGGAGAGTCAATACTCTTTTCAAAAACATATTCCGTATATACTATAGCCTCTTTAGTAATGCTATTGGTAATACAAAAATAAAATCCATCCAAACTGAATTGGATGGATAGATTTTTATGTTGCGCATATGCGCCAGAATTTTTAGTCTTTTTTATTAGCTGCATCCTCTTTATCATAAGCTGGAGGCCAATTTCCACCTGTAGTTACTTCACTTAATGAACCTACAGAAACAAATGGTCCTTTTACTTGGTCTGTTTCTACAGCTTCTAATTCTTGTTTAACTAAAGATCTGTTCATTCCTTTTAAAATAGGTTCTTTACTAACCTTAGCTTCAAAAACAGGAACAAATAAACCAGTTACTTTTTCAACAACTCCTGTAGCCAAGTCAAATTCTACATCAGTTCCAGGAACTTTAAACATATTCGTATAGTCTTTACCTTCAAAGTATTTCAATACTGGCTCGTATCCAATAGTATCAACAACTTTTTTAGAAACTTTAATTTTAATTCCACCACCTCTATCTTCTTCAACTTCAACATTCTTAGTTTCAGTTAAGGCTAATTTACCATTTTCAATAAATTTGATTAAAGTATCTTTATGCTTAGCATATTTACCGTTTACCTCGTTGTATTTAACTTCTGCATCACGGATTAGTTTTAACTTCTTAATAACCTTAGCGTAACGTACCTTTTTATCTTTTGCAAATTTTATTGGCTCCATTATACCTTGATAAATTTTATACCCTAAGAAAACAGAAGCTACTAATAATAATATAGAGATTAACCACCTCATTTTCAGTGGTACAAATTTCACAATAATTATAGCTAGTAAAATTGCAACAACTACAGCCGCTAAAATCATTAATAATAAATTCATTTTTATAGTTTTTAATATATGATATTCGCAAATCTACAATTTTTTTTTAATGATGAAAATTTTTAACTATAAATACATTTATCTTTG encodes the following:
- a CDS encoding sulfite exporter TauE/SafE family protein, translating into MELSFLIETALENWYVILLFFTIAILYSSVGFGGGSSYLAVLAITGLAFTEIRSTSLLCNIVVVSSNVVLFWKRKLYNWKKVTPLVLFSIPMAFLGGYLQISQHIFFILLGITLLLAAITMWYSKTINTLKTGNNNLSLTKNITYGGFIGFISGMVGIGGGIFLAPLLHLTNWDTPKRIAATASFFILLNSISGLIGQYINPKFSINWQFTSILLITVFIGGQIGNRLSNKLLTPIQLKKATAILIAFVSIKILLK
- a CDS encoding NAD(P)/FAD-dependent oxidoreductase, with amino-acid sequence MNPETHLHTDVLIVGKGVSGLVLSYLLEKKGINVAFLDKETNTSKIILAETIPPSTLALLDQLQLLSVFESCATKTYGYQSIWNSNQIHEETFFKHNPFKHGLKLNKKQLINTLEKQLNSKVINYQTLKELQITEQGVVSKIQLDNNIQTISSKLIIDGTGRNRAVLNTLKIPTQTLDDTIAFICYVPKTNATLKYGFFTETFNDGWGTVSDLNETTRILTIYTSKSNSMYKKLKHYNNWKDVLTETQVLKKHLPNTTINYKVVGRLANSSIAKKITGSKWLAIGDAAMAFDPISSHGISNALFCTHKASIAIDDFLSKKNNKAFTTYEHILSTIFKEYYRIKEELYTTLKTEKAVH
- a CDS encoding RsmD family RNA methyltransferase, producing MRIISGKYKSKRISAPKNLPVRPTTDMAKESLFNILNNLYYFDSISVIDLFAGTGNISYEFASRGTENIYAIDAHFNCIKFINQISKELDLGITTYKSDVYKFLEKTPLKVDIIFADPPYDFKEEDFLKIADLTFERGLLNEEGTLIIEHSKHTDLSNHPYFSYDKRYGGNVFSFFEINTED
- a CDS encoding LodA/GoxA family CTQ-dependent oxidase; its protein translation is MKLRIYPSIGIARLGNGPATKEDVVFTPEVPWKNLYDTTEVYHTADGALKKQAQRFYIYECDDQGNPTQKFSIEEYKKTHPDTKVSITWTVEVANKKPFWYDFNNSLDLSIKDSTPNLSPNFANPNSIAPGIGASRRNPNVLDEKLIQKSDVNFRQELVNSPSAVTVSDEPNQTKKEIGGQFPFPLKGSQNSNIAAAMNTNSRNVNLGTVEYDNGNLIFYPGDGISAALNPSDLNTDFADNSNWYDDICDGKVTAVVTIDGTTYNLDTENEAAWIATAPPDYAPQIQPLATMYDLICGIDNKSYDTDFSLIFPILYRLYRMQWVNLSDFLSPSFRETIDQLTPEEFSYLYSLPADQEAAKNARLLRETIFNSFRDPLYNYNNEPIIPSKNKTDLTNLGSGTEELKYPFYPGDGINYPGSPAQWFAIPPILYEELKKWRDGNFTPLSGSYTTMDQIGLYYQAQYIEASKDGAKSALLMTRAVLETLYGGGFHPGVELTWPMRHKQMYSQNAVAFSKVTDNASFFGLREIRIAVATPEQQEAVFYKDFGFEMTSDNIAASLAGDADSIWLWQITPGDLTKWMGIPWQSDAGSCQKVFLDSQYPIPAWWAANLPVDVLTEESLVAMRNETVTPETKQYIYANRTPWLMTTDTGFVGYHAEGGYMNGLINMVYKWKDVGVVAAREAQTNGIPELVYVAAESKNVRDKMSVFLGKSFPKTDVTLTPPSIYYSNERDMVWIPEGKQITLSSKPDGTGDINVDDELEVYVNGQKVASFDFSGGGTGNYPKPPQNVTTNFNSFLNSFVTIKVVYKDLHGGKKEAYNLYISFH
- the acs gene encoding acetate--CoA ligase, translated to MSNYHIKHLEEYYQVYRKSVRNPEMFWEEIAEEHFVWRKRWNNVLSYDFSKPEVKWFEGAKLNITENCIDRHLQVRGDKTAILFEPNDPKDAAIHISYKELHKRVCKFANVLKENGIKKGDRVCIYLPMIPELAISVLACARIGAVHSVVFAGFSSTALATRVNDCEAKMVITSDGSFRGAKIIDLKGIVDEALESCNTVDTVLVAKRIATDISMKEGRDKWLQPLLDKASDVCEPEIMDAEDPLFILYTSGSTGSPKGMLHTTAGYMVYTAYTFKNVFNYREDDVYWCTADIGWITGHSYIVYGPLANGATTVMFEGVPSYPDYGRFWEVVEKHKVTQFYTAPTAIRALAKENLDYVDSYNLSTLKVLGTVGEPINEEAWHWYNDNVGKKKSPIVDTWWQTETGGIMISPLPYATPTKPTYATLPLPGIQLALMDETGNEINGNQVDGRLCVKFPWPSMARTIWGNHQRYKDTYFSAFENKYFTGDGALRDEVGYYRITGRVDDVIIVSGHNLGTAPIEDAINEHPAVAESAIVGFPHDIKGNALYGYVILKETGEGRDHDNLRKEINQIITEHIGPIAKLNKIQFTVGLPKTRSGKIMRRILRKIAHNELDSLGDVSTLLNPEVVQSIIDNRLVLDPTT
- a CDS encoding DUF3822 family protein, with product MQLIKKTKNSGAYAQHKNLSIQFSLDGFYFCITNSITKEAIVYTEYVFEKSIDSPELLLEKVIQIFKEDKDLQQDFDTVFAIHQNNLATLVPDEFFDKDNLKAYLSYTIKTLFTDFITYDSLEKIKANLVYIPYVNINNFIFQNFGEFEYKHHASILLDKILAHSKKHTLSTAFYVHVGKMLMDIIIIKDNELVLYNSFNYQSKEDFIYYILFVAEQLDLNPDTFTLLLSGAIEKDSDLYSITYKYVRNVQFIESTSTFFTNEDEFSNHSTYILL
- a CDS encoding Dps family protein, with translation METTILGLDIEKTERLKKELNVLLANFQVYYQNVRGLHWNIKGKNFFELHTKFEEFYTDAQEKVDMIAERILTLQGTPLHTFNDYVSEAKVPVGKNITEDVEAVTLIVSSLSELLKIERVILELADEAADEGTNSMMSDFIAEQEKTLWMMNAWLG